The Treponema sp. OMZ 790 genome includes the window CTATCTCGCTCATAACCCAAGACATATCGGCAAAAAAGATGAGGGCCGACTTTTTAAAAATCTCATGGAAAAGATGGAGCTTGATTTTAAGCATCTCCTTTATCTTTACATAGAAAAAAGGCTTAATTTTTTTGGCATAAAGCACAAAGATTATAAGCTCGGCCGAGCGGGCAATAACCGTCGCATAGGCAGCTCCTGCAACCTCAAGCCTGGGTGCTCCAAGGTTTCCGTATATGAGCATATAGTTTCCGATAGTGTTTATAAGGGTCGAAACAAGGGATATATACATGGGCACCTTTACATTCCCCGTCTCGCGGAAAGAAGATGCTATTCCTATCGAAAAGGCTGTAGGAATAAAGGATAGGAGGATTACATCGCTGTAAATTACGGCCTGTTCGACTATTTCTTTTTTTGCAGCATTGCCGCTTACCAAAAGACCTAGCACAAGGTCGGGAACTGTAAGACAGACAACAAGAAGGGCAAGGGCGAAGATAAGGCCCGATATCTGCTTAAAGCGGTAGGCTTGCTGCATTCCTTCTTCATCCTTTGTGCCGTTGTACTGCGACATAAACATTCCGCCTGCACTGCAAAGAATATTGAGGCCGGTTATGTATACGAAGATAATTTGATTTGCAACATTTACCCCGCTCATCTTTAGGTCGCCAAGGTCTGCCACCATAAAATTATCTATAAGAGAAACCAGAGATTGAATAAAAAGCTGTACCATTACGGGTACAGCTAATTTTACGGCCGCTTTATAAAAAGAAAAAGGGCCAAAGCTCCGTCTTAAATTTGTAAACACTATTTGATTATCGTTCCGGATTTACCGTCGATTGCATCCTTTGCTTTTTCCAAGAGGGTAATAAGGGCATAGCCTTTTTTGTTCGATTCGGCAAATTGAATGGCGGCCTGAACCTTAGGCAGCATGGAGCCGGGGGCAAAGTGTCCTTCTTCGATGTATTTTTTTGCTTCTTCAACCGAAATTTCTGAAAGCCATTTTTGATCGGGCTTGTTAAAGTTGATTGCAACCTTTTCTACAGCGGTCAAGATGATAAGGCAGTCCGCATTTAAAAGCTGGGCGAGCTTAGCACTTGCAAAGTCCTTGTCGATAACTGCCGGCACACCGCAAAGAGAGTTTCCTTTTTTTACTACGGGAATACCTCCGCCTCCGCAGGTAATAACTATCTGGCCTGCATCGCAAAGAGCCCTGATGCTTTCGATTTCTGCAATATCTACCGGCTTGGGAGAAGCCACAACACGCCTGTAACCTCTGCCTGCATCTTCTACAACATTTTCGCCCTTAGCGATTAAAACATCGGCTTCTTCTTTGGTCATAAAACTGCCTATGGGCTTTGTAGGCTTTGAAAAGGCAGGGTCGGAAGGATCTACAAGAACCTGAGTTATTAGGGTCGCAACGGGTTTATTGACACCGCGGTTCAAAAGCTCTTCCCTTAAAGCGGCTTCCAAATCGTTCCCGATATAGCCTTGACTCATGGCAACGGAAACGGCAAGTTCCGGTTCCGAAGTTTTAGGATCGATTTTGTGGTATTCGGACATAGCCAAATGAATCATTCCGACCTGAGGCCCGTTTCCGTGAGAAACGATGACCTGATGACCTTCTTCGGCCAAGTCGGCAATGGCCTTTGCCGTAATCTTAACGGCCTTTCTTTGTTCTTCCAAATTATTTCCCAACGCATTGCCGCCCAAGGCAATAACAATCTTTTTAGGCATAGAATTCTCTCCTTAAAATAGAATTATTTCATTCAATCCGCCGATTATATAGGATTTTTTTGATTGTTTCAACAGCATGGTGAGAGCTTGTCAATACACCATAGGAATCTCCCTTCCTTGACAAGAGAGGCTTTCTATTCTATACTTCATCCATGGCAAAAGAAAATTCAAATCCGCTTGCAAGGATTCCGCAAGTCGAAAAACTTTTAAATGAAGATATATTAAAAAATACGGCAGCTCTTATCGGAAGGCCCTTTGTCGTAAAAACAGCCTCAGAGTATTTGGAAAACATACGCAAAAAGGCCAGGGCCGGAGGCGAGATACCTTCACTTGAGGCTTGTGCCGAAGAGATAAACAAGCTGTGCAGGCCCATAATCCGCACAAAAATCACACCCGTAATAAATGCAACGGGAATCATCCTGCATACAAACCTAGGCCGCTCTCCCCTCCCTCAAACAGTTTGGGATAGGGCAAAGGAAACCGCCTCAGGCTATTCTTCTATTGAAATGGATTTACGCGACGGCAACCGCGGAAAGAGGTTCGAGTTTTTAAACGACTGCATGAGCCTTTTGACCGGAGCCGAGGATGCCCTCATATTGAACAACAATGCGTCGGCGGTTTTTTTAATGCTGAAGGCCCTCGCAGGCGGAAAGGAAGTTATAGTTTCCCGCGGTCAGCAGGTTCAAATAGGCGGCGGCTTCCGAATCCCTGAAATCTTGGAGATGGCAGGCTGTAAACTCGTCGAGGTCGGCACGACAAATATCACAAGCCTTAAAGACATTCAAAAAGCAATAAACGAAAACACGGCTATGGTGCTCTGGGTTCACACCTCAAACTACAAGATACGCGGCTTTACGGAACAGCCCTCCGTTTCCGAAATCAAAAGCATCCTTCCGCAAAACATAATCCTTGCAGTGGATCAGGGCTCGGGAAACCTGTCCTTAAATGTTCCCGAAGAACCGACAGTTTCTTCTATTATAAAAGAAGGAGCAGACCTTGTTTGCTTTTCGGGAGACAAGATTTTGGGCGGCCCGCAGGCAGGCTGGATTGTCGGCAAAAAAGAGCTCGTTCAAACCGTAGCTAAAAATCAGCTCATGCGTACCTACCGCGTAGGACGGGCTGTCGCAAGCCTCATGCAGGAAAGCCTCATCCTCTATTTAAACGGAGGGGAGTCGGCAGCTCAAAGAGCTCTTTCTTTAGACCAAAAGAAAATAAAGAAGCGTGCCGAAAAAATCATTTCAGGCATAAAAAACGGAGCGGGCGAATTGGTTCAAAAAAACTTTTCTCTCGGAGGAGGCAGCACTCCGGACACGGGATTCAGCTCTTGGGCCGTAAAAGTAAATAGTAAAATGCCTTGCGAAAAACTAAAAAAACTTTTACGCGAAATGCCGATTCCGATAATAGGCTTTATCGAAGATGATTCTTTTTACATTCATCCTGCAAGCATCGAAGAAAAAGACGATGAGTATGTAATCGAATCTTTGAACAAGTGTTTGTAAGTATAGGAGGAGCTTATGCTTGATTTGTCCAGAAAACTTCCCATAGGTGTTCAAAGTTTTGAGGTCATGCGGAACGATAAATTTATCTATGTAGATAAAACCCAATTTATTTTTCGGCTGGTACATTCAAATCGAGTTTACTTTTTAAGCCGTCCCCGCCGTTTTGGAAAAAGTCTTTTTCTTTCTATGCTCAAGGCCTATTTTTTGGGGCAAAAAGAACTTTTTAAAGGATTGTATATCGAAAAAGCGGAAGAAGAAAGGAACCTAAAAACAGGCGAAGCAAGCTGGCAGAAATATCCTGTTCTTTATTTTGATTTTAACACAAAAAATTACGTACGAACCGAGTCGCTTATAAGTATTATAAACTTGCATCTTGATTTGATAGAAGAAACCTATAATCTCAGAAAAACATCAGGAGATGTTGAGCTCAGGTTTATGCAGATAATTTTATCTCTTCACAAGCAGACAGGCAAACAAGTTGTTATCCTTGTCGATGAGTATGACAAACCGCTTTTGCAAACCATGGAAGTAAACGAAAATTTGAATGAAGAATACCGCAACATTCTCAAAGCTTTTTATTCGGCGATAAAGACTTGCGACCAGTATATAAGATTTGCTTTTTTAACAGGAGTTACAAAATTCAGCAAGGTAAGTATTTTCAGCGATTTGAATAATCTAAAAGATATAAGCATGCTGAACGATTATGCAGAAATTTGCGGCATTACACAAAATGAGATGGAAACCGTTTTCAATGTAGAAATTGAAAAGCTTGCAAAAGTCAATAATATGAGCATGACTGAAACACTAAAAGAACTAAAAAACAGCTATGACGGTTATCTCTTTACCGGCGGCGGACAGGCTGTATACAATCCTTTTAGTATTCTAAATACTTTTGACTCTTGTGAGTTTAAAAACTATTGGTTTGCAACAGGTACTCCGACTTTTTTGGTAAACTATCTAAAAAAAACACAATATAATATTCAGGATTTAGACGGAAAGATAGAACTTGATGAAGCCGGTTTAACGGATTATAGAGCTGATTCGGCTTCTCCGATTCCTATTCTTTTTCAGGCAGGATATTTAACGATCAAAAGCTATAATACAAAATACAAACTTTATACATTGGGATTTCCTAATGATGAAGTACGCTATGCTTTTTTAAATAGTCTCCTCCCGGCCTACTCAAGTCTGGATTCAACTACAACAGCCTATTCGATTAAAGAATTTTCAAAAGATATTGAGGAAGGAAATGCCGAATCTTTTATGCAAAGGCTGAAAGCAATAATATCGGGTATCCCGTATGATAATTTGGGTACTAATTTAAACGAAGAAAAAATTAAACTGAGGGAGCAAAACTACCAAACGGCAGTCTATCTTGTATTTAAGTTGATGGGGCAATTTGTCGAAACGGAAGTTCAATGCTCAACAGCCAGGGCTGACTGTGTGGTAACTACAGAAGATAACGTCTATGTATTTGAATTTAAAATTGACGGATCAGGAACTGCCGAAACGGCATTAAATCAAATAAAAGAAAAAGCATATACCGAGCCCTACAATACAGGGAATAAGAAAATCATTGCAATAGGTGTAAGTTTCGATCAAACCTTAAAAACCATCAAAGAGTGGATCATTGAAAAATTATAAATATGGAAGAACCTTTATCTATCGAAAAAACCACCATTCGCGAAAAACTTCATGCGGTTGCTCTCTCGGCTCCGAAAACGAGCGGGGTTTATCTTTGGAAGGATAAGGCCGGGGCAGTCATCTATGTGGGAAAGGCAAAGTCGCTTAAAAACCGCCTGAGTTCTTATTTTACATCGAACAGGGATATTAAAACCCGCATCCTCGTTTCACGTGCCGATTCAATCGAGTACATTCAAACCGATAACGAGTATGAGGCACTCCTCCTGGAAAACACCCTCATCAAAAAACACAAGCCGAGGTACAATATAAATCTTAAAGACGGAAAAACCTATCCCGTCTTAAAATTAACCAATGAAGAATTCCCGAAAGTTTACCGCACGCGGAACATTAAAAATGACGGCTCAAAATATTTCGGGCCATTCCCAAATGTTTCGGCAGTCGATATGTTTTTGACCCTGATAAAACATAATTACACCCTGCGTCAATGTAAGCGGTTAAAAAAGCGGGATACTCCCTGCCTTTATTTTCATATCGGAAGATGTAAGGCTCCATGCTGCGGCAAGATAAGCGCAGAAGAATACGGAAAGGATATAGAAGAAATTACCCTGCTTTTGGAAGGCGAAATAGAGGATGTTTCTAATGCCTTAAAAGAAAGAATGAAAGAGGCCGCAGAAAAACAAGAGTTTGAAAAGGCAGCCCGTCTCCGTGACGGAATACAGGCAGTCTATGCTCTCCGCGGACAAAACATAGTTCAGGACATGGATCCCGAAAGCCGCGACTATATTGCATGGGCCTTTGAAGGAGCCATGATCAGCATAGCTGTTTTAAAGATGAGAAATGGACGCCTCGTCGGGCGGGATCTTTACCGTTCGCACAGCTTAAAAGAAGAAGGCGAAATACTATCCGAGTTTGTATCGGCTTATTATGTTTCGGCAAACGAGGTTCCGCCTAAAATCTTTATTCCTCAAGCCGCCGACGGAAACGCCCTCATCGAAAAATGGCTTAACGAGGAGCTTCACGCAAAGACAAGGATAAGCATTATTCCCTTAGAGGAAATCGAAGAAGCGGCGGACAAGACACCTGAGTACAAGT containing:
- the uvrC gene encoding excinuclease ABC subunit UvrC; translated protein: MEEPLSIEKTTIREKLHAVALSAPKTSGVYLWKDKAGAVIYVGKAKSLKNRLSSYFTSNRDIKTRILVSRADSIEYIQTDNEYEALLLENTLIKKHKPRYNINLKDGKTYPVLKLTNEEFPKVYRTRNIKNDGSKYFGPFPNVSAVDMFLTLIKHNYTLRQCKRLKKRDTPCLYFHIGRCKAPCCGKISAEEYGKDIEEITLLLEGEIEDVSNALKERMKEAAEKQEFEKAARLRDGIQAVYALRGQNIVQDMDPESRDYIAWAFEGAMISIAVLKMRNGRLVGRDLYRSHSLKEEGEILSEFVSAYYVSANEVPPKIFIPQAADGNALIEKWLNEELHAKTRISIIPLEEIEEAADKTPEYKSNEEARRAAMHAAQGEPLDLSPAEIKHHKAALKMARFNAKEDALRRLREQGDFAAVEDLQKRLNLPCLPQRIEGFDIAHLGGTFTVAALISFKEGNPDKKNYRIFRLKNTDGIIDDYASMREVIARRYTRLVNEGADLPDLILIDGGLGQVNAASKIIGALDLNIPVIGLAEKNEEVYFPHNSEPIILPRRSDALRLLQRIRDEAHRFSNTRNNKLRRANKLKTEFENLPHIGKKRANALLKAFGNMETLKTATAQALSEAVKISLKQAEEVLAAIKNVPPVHF
- the arcC gene encoding carbamate kinase, producing MPKKIVIALGGNALGNNLEEQRKAVKITAKAIADLAEEGHQVIVSHGNGPQVGMIHLAMSEYHKIDPKTSEPELAVSVAMSQGYIGNDLEAALREELLNRGVNKPVATLITQVLVDPSDPAFSKPTKPIGSFMTKEEADVLIAKGENVVEDAGRGYRRVVASPKPVDIAEIESIRALCDAGQIVITCGGGGIPVVKKGNSLCGVPAVIDKDFASAKLAQLLNADCLIILTAVEKVAINFNKPDQKWLSEISVEEAKKYIEEGHFAPGSMLPKVQAAIQFAESNKKGYALITLLEKAKDAIDGKSGTIIK
- the selA gene encoding L-seryl-tRNA(Sec) selenium transferase, giving the protein MAKENSNPLARIPQVEKLLNEDILKNTAALIGRPFVVKTASEYLENIRKKARAGGEIPSLEACAEEINKLCRPIIRTKITPVINATGIILHTNLGRSPLPQTVWDRAKETASGYSSIEMDLRDGNRGKRFEFLNDCMSLLTGAEDALILNNNASAVFLMLKALAGGKEVIVSRGQQVQIGGGFRIPEILEMAGCKLVEVGTTNITSLKDIQKAINENTAMVLWVHTSNYKIRGFTEQPSVSEIKSILPQNIILAVDQGSGNLSLNVPEEPTVSSIIKEGADLVCFSGDKILGGPQAGWIVGKKELVQTVAKNQLMRTYRVGRAVASLMQESLILYLNGGESAAQRALSLDQKKIKKRAEKIISGIKNGAGELVQKNFSLGGGSTPDTGFSSWAVKVNSKMPCEKLKKLLREMPIPIIGFIEDDSFYIHPASIEEKDDEYVIESLNKCL
- a CDS encoding MATE family efflux transporter, producing MFTNLRRSFGPFSFYKAAVKLAVPVMVQLFIQSLVSLIDNFMVADLGDLKMSGVNVANQIIFVYITGLNILCSAGGMFMSQYNGTKDEEGMQQAYRFKQISGLIFALALLVVCLTVPDLVLGLLVSGNAAKKEIVEQAVIYSDVILLSFIPTAFSIGIASSFRETGNVKVPMYISLVSTLINTIGNYMLIYGNLGAPRLEVAGAAYATVIARSAELIIFVLYAKKIKPFFYVKIKEMLKIKLHLFHEIFKKSALIFFADMSWVMSEIVATAVYNSRGGPEVVAGMSAGWTIANLFFLIFPAIGTSVGVIIGGTLGRNNLEEARMQARWIKSGALAIGLGTALLELFSIMLVPIVFRSLSPASHEVTRLLIIFIALYMPVWTLQNTQYAIARSGGDAVMGVWVDTTVNLFLFMPCMLLLYYLTDWSSPVMYAIAKLTSVMKAVFAEIQLKKERWVKNLTRIEK
- a CDS encoding ATP-binding protein, whose translation is MLDLSRKLPIGVQSFEVMRNDKFIYVDKTQFIFRLVHSNRVYFLSRPRRFGKSLFLSMLKAYFLGQKELFKGLYIEKAEEERNLKTGEASWQKYPVLYFDFNTKNYVRTESLISIINLHLDLIEETYNLRKTSGDVELRFMQIILSLHKQTGKQVVILVDEYDKPLLQTMEVNENLNEEYRNILKAFYSAIKTCDQYIRFAFLTGVTKFSKVSIFSDLNNLKDISMLNDYAEICGITQNEMETVFNVEIEKLAKVNNMSMTETLKELKNSYDGYLFTGGGQAVYNPFSILNTFDSCEFKNYWFATGTPTFLVNYLKKTQYNIQDLDGKIELDEAGLTDYRADSASPIPILFQAGYLTIKSYNTKYKLYTLGFPNDEVRYAFLNSLLPAYSSLDSTTTAYSIKEFSKDIEEGNAESFMQRLKAIISGIPYDNLGTNLNEEKIKLREQNYQTAVYLVFKLMGQFVETEVQCSTARADCVVTTEDNVYVFEFKIDGSGTAETALNQIKEKAYTEPYNTGNKKIIAIGVSFDQTLKTIKEWIIEKL